The following proteins are encoded in a genomic region of Streptomyces lunaelactis:
- a CDS encoding peptidoglycan D,D-transpeptidase FtsI family protein: MNKTIRNAAVFSLLLVLALLVRATWVQAYEATALADNDKNRRKIIAQYAQPLGDIVVAGSAVTGSKRTTGGDLAYKRTYTDGALYAAVTGYSSQAYGATQLEGIYSHVLDGTDSRLKNPIDALTGKQQEPGDVLTTIDPAVQKAGYQALGDTKGAAVAIDPKTGKILGMVSTPSYDPSKISGTTDGETWQKLLADPDKPLVNRALRQPLPPGSTFKLVVAAAALEDGRYASVDARTDSPDPYTPPGTSRALENENKSAPCENASLRTALQYSCNNVFGKLAVDLGQDKVRAMAEKFGFNDTKQDSPVRALPSVYPTGMDKPSTAYSGIGQFDVTATPLQMAMVSAAIANDGVMRSPHMVSKVVDADGSTLNSYEDGASQRIVSSSTAEQLRSAMVTVVDKGTGTNARIDGAEVGGKTGTAQHGENNSKTPYAWFTSYAKDSSTGKEVAVAVLIEDSGAARSEVSGNGLAAPIAKKMMAAALTS; encoded by the coding sequence ATGAACAAGACGATCAGGAACGCCGCGGTCTTCAGTCTGCTGCTGGTCCTCGCCCTGCTGGTGCGGGCGACCTGGGTCCAGGCGTACGAAGCCACGGCACTCGCGGACAACGACAAGAACCGGCGCAAGATCATCGCGCAGTACGCGCAGCCGCTCGGCGACATCGTCGTGGCCGGATCGGCGGTCACCGGCTCGAAGCGGACGACCGGCGGCGATCTCGCGTACAAACGCACGTACACCGACGGCGCGCTCTACGCCGCGGTCACCGGCTACAGCTCGCAGGCGTACGGCGCGACCCAGCTGGAGGGCATCTACAGCCATGTCCTCGACGGCACCGACAGCCGGCTGAAGAACCCCATCGACGCGCTCACCGGCAAGCAGCAGGAGCCGGGCGATGTGCTGACCACCATCGACCCGGCGGTCCAGAAGGCGGGCTACCAGGCACTCGGCGACACCAAGGGCGCCGCAGTCGCCATCGACCCGAAGACCGGGAAGATCCTGGGGATGGTCAGCACCCCCTCGTACGACCCCTCGAAGATCAGCGGGACGACGGACGGCGAGACCTGGCAGAAGCTCCTGGCCGACCCGGACAAGCCGCTGGTGAACCGGGCACTGCGGCAGCCGCTGCCACCCGGCTCGACCTTCAAGCTGGTGGTCGCGGCGGCGGCCCTGGAGGACGGGCGCTACGCGTCGGTGGACGCGAGGACGGACAGCCCCGATCCGTACACCCCGCCCGGCACGAGCCGGGCCCTGGAGAACGAGAACAAGTCCGCGCCCTGCGAGAACGCGAGCCTGCGCACCGCACTCCAGTACTCCTGCAACAACGTCTTCGGGAAGCTCGCCGTCGATCTCGGCCAGGACAAGGTCCGGGCGATGGCGGAGAAGTTCGGCTTCAACGACACGAAGCAGGACTCCCCCGTGCGGGCCCTGCCGAGCGTGTATCCGACCGGCATGGACAAGCCCTCGACCGCCTACAGCGGCATCGGCCAGTTCGATGTGACCGCGACTCCCCTGCAGATGGCCATGGTCTCGGCGGCCATCGCCAACGACGGCGTCATGCGGTCGCCGCACATGGTTTCCAAGGTCGTGGACGCCGACGGCAGCACGCTCAACTCCTACGAGGACGGCGCGTCGCAGCGCATCGTCTCCTCATCGACCGCCGAGCAGCTGCGGAGCGCGATGGTCACCGTGGTGGACAAGGGCACCGGGACCAACGCCCGGATCGACGGCGCGGAGGTGGGCGGCAAGACGGGCACCGCCCAGCACGGCGAGAACAACAGCAAGACGCCGTACGCCTGGTTCACCTCCTACGCCAAGGACTCCTCCACCGGCAAGGAGGTCGCGGTCGCCGTGCTGATCGAGGACTCGGGCGCCGCCCGCTCGGAGGTCAGCGGCAACGGTCTGGCCGCGCCCATCGCGAAGAAGATGATGGCCGCGGCCCTGACGTCCTGA
- a CDS encoding TerD family protein, which yields MTAMTPGSNIPLSVTRVAVDVAAPVRLDVSGLLLTADGKVRSDDDFIFYNQPAGAGVSYRSGGGGAPDAIVVDTSAVPPGIEKIVVTASPDAAGQTFQGIEPTATIRSADDGSALATFTPPQLGAETALVVVEIYLRNGAWKARAVGQGYANGLAGIATDFGVSVDEEPAAAPVAAAPPAPVAAPVDPRLAAAPPAPSAPPAAPAAAPGTGKINLDKGRVSLQKNQTVSLVKGGRPLLSQVKMGLGWEPAFRGKDIDLDASVIAYGPNRNHLDSCYFGKLSILNGAIKHSGDNLTGEGAGDDEVIVVDLGRIPAEATGLVFTVNSFTGQKFTEVAKAYCRLIDAATGEELVRFDLTGAEPQTGVMMAKLIKQFSGEWDMTAMGDFVKSRTVRGMVKPAAQAL from the coding sequence ATGACAGCTATGACCCCCGGCTCGAACATCCCTCTTTCCGTCACCCGCGTGGCGGTGGACGTCGCCGCTCCGGTGCGGCTCGACGTATCGGGCCTGCTGCTCACCGCCGACGGCAAGGTGCGCTCCGACGACGACTTCATCTTCTACAACCAGCCGGCGGGCGCCGGCGTCAGCTATCGCTCCGGCGGGGGAGGCGCCCCCGACGCGATCGTGGTGGACACCTCCGCCGTCCCGCCCGGCATCGAGAAGATCGTCGTCACCGCGAGCCCGGACGCCGCGGGGCAGACCTTCCAGGGCATCGAGCCGACCGCAACCATCCGCAGCGCCGACGACGGCAGCGCGCTGGCCACCTTCACCCCGCCGCAGCTCGGCGCCGAGACCGCGCTGGTCGTCGTCGAAATCTACCTCCGCAACGGCGCCTGGAAGGCCCGTGCGGTCGGCCAGGGCTATGCGAACGGCCTGGCGGGCATCGCCACGGACTTCGGCGTCTCCGTCGACGAGGAGCCCGCAGCCGCGCCCGTAGCGGCCGCTCCGCCCGCCCCCGTGGCCGCTCCCGTCGATCCGCGTCTCGCCGCCGCCCCGCCCGCACCGTCCGCACCCCCGGCCGCTCCCGCCGCCGCCCCCGGCACGGGGAAGATCAATCTCGACAAGGGCCGGGTCAGCCTCCAGAAGAACCAGACCGTCTCCCTGGTCAAGGGCGGCCGCCCGCTGCTCTCCCAGGTCAAGATGGGCCTCGGCTGGGAGCCCGCGTTCCGCGGCAAGGACATCGACCTCGACGCCTCCGTCATCGCCTACGGCCCCAACCGCAACCACCTGGACAGCTGCTACTTCGGCAAGCTCTCGATCCTCAACGGCGCGATCAAGCACTCCGGCGACAACCTGACGGGCGAGGGCGCGGGCGACGACGAGGTGATCGTCGTGGATCTGGGCCGCATTCCCGCCGAAGCGACGGGCCTGGTCTTCACCGTCAACTCGTTCACGGGACAGAAGTTCACCGAGGTCGCCAAGGCCTACTGCCGGCTCATCGACGCGGCGACGGGCGAGGAGCTGGTCCGCTTCGATCTGACCGGCGCGGAGCCGCAGACCGGCGTGATGATGGCGAAGCTGATCAAGCAGTTCTCGGGCGAATGGGACATGACCGCCATGGGCGATTTCGTGAAGTCCCGGACGGTACGAGGCATGGTGAAGCCGGCCGCCCAGGCGCTGTAA
- a CDS encoding response regulator transcription factor — protein MSAIRVVIADDERMVRTALRVILDAEPDLEVIGEASTGAEAVSVVRELRPDVVLMDVRMPEIDGIRATEQILGTLAEPPRIVVVTTFENDSYVYDALRAGAAGFLLKRAAAEELVQAVRLVARSDSLLFPSALRSLAAEYGSRQPAAPPPWAARLTEREAEVLRLMATGLTNAEIAGRMGVGPATAKTHVAAVLAKTGARDRTQAVIAAYESGFVSPR, from the coding sequence ATGAGCGCGATCCGGGTCGTCATCGCCGACGACGAGCGGATGGTCCGTACGGCGCTGCGCGTCATCCTAGACGCCGAGCCCGACCTGGAGGTGATCGGCGAGGCGTCGACGGGCGCGGAGGCGGTGTCGGTGGTGCGCGAGCTGCGCCCCGATGTGGTGCTGATGGATGTGCGGATGCCCGAGATCGACGGCATCCGGGCCACCGAGCAGATCCTGGGCACCCTGGCGGAGCCGCCCCGGATCGTGGTGGTGACGACCTTCGAGAACGACTCCTATGTGTACGACGCGCTGCGCGCGGGAGCGGCCGGTTTTCTGCTCAAGCGAGCAGCCGCCGAGGAGCTCGTCCAGGCCGTCCGTCTCGTCGCCCGCAGCGACTCGCTGCTCTTCCCGTCGGCACTGCGCTCCCTGGCCGCCGAGTACGGCAGCCGGCAGCCGGCCGCTCCCCCGCCGTGGGCGGCCAGGCTGACCGAGCGCGAGGCCGAGGTGCTGCGGCTGATGGCGACGGGCCTGACCAACGCGGAGATCGCCGGCAGGATGGGTGTGGGTCCCGCGACGGCGAAGACGCATGTGGCGGCGGTCCTCGCGAAGACGGGCGCCAGGGACCGTACACAGGCGGTGATCGCGGCGTACGAGTCGGGGTTCGTCTCGCCCCGGTGA
- a CDS encoding sensor histidine kinase, which produces MRARLRWVHLILGGALLMPYWLVGTVVVGPLLGSGNMFSNSLAVQFGAYGVALPIAAATALFPLARPVSVAVAKALCGVPAELFAEGPARSRAARLRTSGWFTLHVGIGALISGATLALPPFAVSLIVVPFFPSLRDWLEMPHYPAWQLALFPFAGIAMLIALAACAAAAGALLARQAQVLLGHTPADRLAAAERRATELAERNRLARELHDSVGHALSAVTLQAGAARRVLDSDPDFVREALAAIEETTRRTVGELDSVLGLLRQDDDHTTQLGGPALDTLDGMLARSGVPVSLIADGDLAAVPAPVSREAYRIVQEGLSNALRHAGAPPVSLWIALRGEELEITMENPLPGRAPAVRPGGGRGVRGIAERATLLGGHAQAGPEGALWRLSARLPLAGRR; this is translated from the coding sequence ATGCGGGCCAGGCTTCGCTGGGTCCATCTGATCCTGGGCGGCGCCCTGTTGATGCCGTACTGGCTGGTGGGCACGGTGGTCGTCGGCCCGCTCCTCGGTTCGGGCAACATGTTCTCCAACTCCCTCGCCGTGCAGTTCGGCGCGTATGGCGTCGCCCTGCCGATCGCCGCGGCGACCGCGCTGTTCCCGCTCGCCCGACCGGTGTCGGTGGCGGTGGCCAAGGCGCTGTGCGGGGTGCCCGCCGAGCTGTTCGCGGAGGGGCCGGCGCGCTCGCGGGCCGCGCGGCTGCGGACCTCGGGCTGGTTCACGCTGCATGTGGGGATCGGCGCGCTGATCAGCGGGGCCACGCTCGCGCTGCCGCCGTTCGCCGTGAGCTTGATCGTGGTGCCGTTCTTCCCCTCGCTGCGGGACTGGCTGGAGATGCCGCACTACCCGGCCTGGCAGCTGGCCCTGTTCCCGTTCGCCGGGATCGCCATGCTGATCGCGCTCGCCGCCTGTGCGGCGGCGGCCGGGGCACTGCTGGCCCGCCAGGCGCAGGTCCTTCTCGGCCACACCCCCGCGGACCGGCTGGCCGCCGCGGAGCGCCGGGCCACCGAACTGGCCGAGCGCAACCGGCTCGCCCGCGAGCTGCACGACTCGGTGGGCCACGCCCTGAGCGCCGTCACCCTGCAGGCGGGCGCGGCCCGCAGGGTCCTGGACAGCGATCCGGATTTCGTACGGGAGGCACTGGCCGCGATCGAGGAGACCACCCGGCGCACGGTGGGCGAACTCGACTCCGTACTGGGCCTGTTGCGCCAGGACGACGACCACACCACCCAGCTCGGCGGACCGGCCCTGGACACCCTGGACGGAATGCTCGCGCGCAGTGGGGTCCCGGTGTCGCTCATCGCCGACGGCGACCTGGCGGCCGTCCCCGCGCCCGTCTCCCGCGAGGCGTACCGCATCGTCCAGGAGGGCCTGAGCAACGCCCTGCGCCACGCCGGGGCGCCCCCCGTGTCCCTGTGGATCGCCCTGCGCGGCGAGGAGTTGGAGATCACGATGGAGAATCCGCTGCCCGGCAGGGCCCCGGCGGTCCGCCCGGGAGGCGGCCGCGGAGTGCGCGGCATCGCCGAGCGGGCCACGCTGCTCGGCGGGCACGCGCAGGCGGGCCCCGAGGGTGCGCTGTGGCGGCTGTCGGCCCGGCTCCCCCTGGCGGGCCGCCGATGA
- a CDS encoding NAD-dependent epimerase/dehydratase family protein: MPAPRTLLLTGAAGGLGTLMRGLLPAYGYELRLFDATPIEGVPDAVTADLADKDALREAVRGVDAIIHLAGISLEASFGKILRANIEGTYNLYEAAREEGVERIVFASSNHAVGFTPRPRGQAPHAPSELIPIDTPRRPDTFYGLSKCFGEDLAQLYWDLHGLETVSVRIGSCFMEPTSVRMLSVWMSPGDGARLFHAALTAEHVGHTVVYGSSANTRLWWDLTTARSLGYEPQDDSEQYAEKLVAEQGELDPDNPDHAHLGGHFTTNPPRWPY; the protein is encoded by the coding sequence ATGCCCGCTCCCCGTACCCTCCTGCTCACCGGCGCCGCAGGCGGCCTCGGCACGCTGATGCGGGGGCTGTTGCCCGCGTACGGCTACGAACTCCGCCTCTTCGACGCCACCCCGATAGAGGGGGTGCCGGACGCGGTCACCGCCGACCTCGCCGACAAGGACGCGCTGCGCGAGGCGGTACGGGGCGTCGACGCGATCATCCATCTCGCGGGCATCTCCCTGGAAGCCTCCTTCGGCAAGATCCTTCGCGCGAACATCGAAGGCACCTACAACCTCTACGAGGCGGCCCGCGAGGAGGGCGTGGAGCGCATCGTCTTCGCCTCCAGCAACCACGCGGTCGGCTTCACCCCGCGCCCGCGCGGCCAGGCCCCTCACGCCCCCTCCGAGCTGATCCCCATCGACACCCCGCGCCGCCCGGACACCTTCTACGGCCTGTCCAAGTGCTTCGGCGAGGACCTGGCCCAGCTCTACTGGGATCTGCACGGCCTGGAGACCGTCTCCGTCCGCATCGGCTCCTGCTTCATGGAACCGACGTCGGTGCGGATGCTGTCGGTCTGGATGAGCCCCGGCGACGGCGCCCGCCTCTTCCACGCGGCGCTCACCGCCGAGCACGTCGGCCACACCGTCGTCTACGGCTCCTCCGCCAACACCCGGCTGTGGTGGGACCTCACGACCGCGCGCTCGCTCGGCTACGAGCCGCAGGACGACTCGGAGCAGTACGCGGAGAAGCTCGTCGCGGAACAGGGCGAACTCGACCCGGACAACCCGGACCACGCACACCTGGGCGGCCACTTCACCACCAACCCGCCGCGGTGGCCGTACTGA
- a CDS encoding 5-dehydro-4-deoxyglucarate dehydratase, with the protein MTSAPLAARLTRVEGPLFFPVTAYGPDGSLDLDAFRAHVRTGIDSGAAAVFACCGTGEFHALTPEEFRDCIAAAVEETAGEVPVVAGAGYGTALAVQYARLAEDAGADGLLAMPPYLVVADQTGLLRHYTALAAATSLDVIVYQRDNAVFTPETVVELAQVEGIIGLKDGYGDLGLMQRIVSAVRRELPERDFLYFNGLPTAELTGLAYRGIGITLYSSAVFAFAPDIALAFYRALTTGDDKTVNRLLDGFFVPLVELRDTGRGYAVSLVKAGVRLEGLDVGEVRPPLSEPLAVHIKALAGLIERGRALLEDGA; encoded by the coding sequence GTGACCTCAGCCCCGCTCGCCGCCCGGCTCACCCGGGTCGAAGGACCGCTGTTCTTCCCCGTCACCGCGTACGGACCGGACGGCAGCCTCGACCTCGATGCCTTCCGCGCCCATGTGAGAACCGGCATCGACTCCGGCGCGGCCGCGGTCTTCGCGTGCTGCGGCACGGGCGAGTTCCACGCTCTCACCCCCGAGGAGTTCCGCGACTGCATCGCCGCGGCCGTCGAAGAGACGGCCGGCGAGGTGCCCGTCGTCGCCGGCGCGGGCTACGGCACCGCGCTCGCCGTCCAGTACGCCCGGCTCGCCGAGGACGCGGGCGCGGACGGACTCCTCGCCATGCCGCCCTACCTGGTCGTCGCCGACCAGACCGGACTGCTGCGCCACTACACCGCGCTCGCCGCGGCGACCTCCCTCGACGTCATCGTCTACCAGCGCGACAACGCCGTCTTCACCCCCGAGACCGTCGTCGAACTCGCCCAGGTCGAGGGCATCATCGGCCTCAAGGACGGCTACGGCGACCTCGGTCTGATGCAGCGCATCGTCAGCGCCGTCCGCCGCGAGCTGCCCGAGCGGGACTTCCTCTACTTCAACGGGCTGCCCACCGCCGAGCTCACCGGCCTCGCCTACCGGGGCATCGGCATCACCCTGTACTCCTCCGCCGTATTCGCCTTCGCCCCCGACATCGCCCTCGCCTTCTACCGCGCGCTGACCACCGGCGACGACAAGACCGTCAACCGGCTGCTGGACGGCTTCTTCGTACCGCTCGTCGAACTGCGCGACACGGGCCGCGGATACGCCGTCTCGCTCGTCAAGGCGGGCGTACGGCTGGAAGGCCTGGACGTCGGCGAAGTGCGGCCGCCGCTGAGCGAACCCCTGGCCGTCCACATCAAGGCGCTGGCGGGACTCATCGAACGCGGCCGCGCGCTGCTGGAGGACGGCGCGTGA
- a CDS encoding alkaline phosphatase PhoX, producing the protein MPLTRREFSRQSALTGAGIAITGAVGALASAPGALAAEDSVETAEHGDDGHDGQGHGSHRPGYGPLIPDPKKLLALPAGFSYRVIAHAGVTKLESGEFTPAKHDGTATFEGPRGVTLLVVNHELRGDRSKIKHPVPLTENLVYDPAAPGGCTVVETHRSGEVASWVGIAGTAQNCAGGSTPWGTWLTCEENEDRAGQNGTTKDHGYVFEVDPYDRRANRAPKPIKALGRYAHEAVVIDPKRGHAYLTEDADTPNGLLYRWVPPHGFKHGRGHLRGLADDAGVLQATRCYDSGGRFVDDLSRATKIGTVYGVDWVDVPDRDARTVSVRKQFTDKQVTRARKLEGMWWGDGGAYIVSSYARDESPVHHDGQVWFYDPKRRTLTLKVLFGVNPDPSKDGAYDGPDNITVSPYGGLILAEDGAGIQHLIGATERGRTYPIARNELNLGTEEDPDFSEFAGVVFSPDGRTLYASIQTPGIMLAITGPWKRQSHRD; encoded by the coding sequence ATGCCGCTCACCCGCAGGGAATTCAGCAGACAGTCCGCGCTCACCGGTGCGGGAATCGCCATCACCGGCGCAGTCGGTGCGCTCGCCAGCGCGCCCGGCGCACTCGCCGCCGAGGACTCCGTCGAGACCGCGGAGCACGGCGACGACGGGCACGACGGCCAGGGCCACGGCAGCCACCGCCCCGGCTACGGACCGCTGATCCCGGACCCCAAGAAGCTCCTCGCGCTGCCCGCCGGATTCTCGTACCGCGTCATCGCCCACGCCGGTGTCACCAAACTGGAGTCGGGCGAGTTCACCCCGGCCAAGCACGACGGCACCGCCACCTTCGAAGGCCCGCGCGGAGTGACCCTCCTCGTCGTCAACCATGAGCTCAGGGGCGACCGCTCCAAGATCAAGCACCCGGTCCCGCTCACCGAGAACCTCGTCTACGACCCCGCTGCGCCCGGCGGCTGCACGGTCGTCGAGACCCACCGCAGCGGCGAGGTCGCCTCGTGGGTCGGCATCGCGGGCACCGCGCAGAACTGCGCCGGCGGGAGCACCCCCTGGGGCACCTGGCTCACCTGCGAGGAGAACGAGGACCGGGCGGGCCAGAACGGCACGACCAAGGACCACGGCTATGTCTTCGAGGTCGACCCCTACGACCGACGCGCCAACCGCGCCCCCAAGCCCATCAAGGCACTCGGCCGGTACGCCCACGAGGCCGTCGTCATCGACCCCAAGCGCGGCCACGCCTATCTGACCGAGGACGCCGACACCCCCAACGGCCTGCTCTACCGCTGGGTCCCGCCGCACGGCTTCAAGCACGGCCGCGGCCACCTGCGCGGTCTCGCCGACGACGCGGGCGTCCTCCAGGCGACCAGGTGCTACGACTCCGGCGGCCGTTTCGTGGACGACCTGTCCCGCGCCACCAAGATCGGCACGGTCTACGGCGTGGACTGGGTCGACGTGCCGGACCGCGACGCCCGTACCGTCTCCGTGCGCAAGCAGTTCACCGACAAGCAGGTCACCCGCGCCCGCAAGCTCGAAGGCATGTGGTGGGGCGACGGCGGCGCGTACATCGTCTCCTCCTACGCCCGTGACGAGAGCCCGGTCCACCACGACGGCCAGGTCTGGTTCTACGACCCCAAGCGCCGCACCCTCACGCTGAAGGTGCTGTTCGGCGTCAACCCCGACCCGTCCAAGGACGGCGCCTACGACGGCCCGGACAACATCACGGTCTCCCCGTACGGCGGCCTGATCCTCGCCGAGGACGGCGCAGGCATCCAGCACCTCATCGGCGCGACCGAGCGCGGGCGCACGTACCCGATCGCCCGCAACGAGCTGAACCTCGGCACCGAAGAGGACCCGGACTTCAGCGAATTCGCCGGAGTCGTCTTCTCTCCCGACGGCCGGACGCTCTACGCCAGCATCCAGACCCCGGGCATCATGCTCGCGATCACGGGGCCCTGGAAGCGCCAGTCGCACCGCGACTGA
- a CDS encoding TROVE domain-containing protein codes for MARFNARVTKVWATSPVRSTGRALRTHQGGTGAERDPRSELFLLAVANFVSQQTFSETGDNRDNRFTTLVRRLAVEDPQWTADHLLGWLRGAGNMRTASIVGAAEYVKARLDASATAGPTNRQVIDSVLRRADEPGELLGYWTSQYGRNVPKPVKRGIADAVARLYNGKSLLKYDTASKGYRFGDILNLVHASPDPGKPWQGSLFQYALDRRHNPDTAEPPASNRTLTAHRALMAVPVSERRAVITAPDGSARLAEAGMTWEALAGWLQGPMDAAAWEAVIPSMGAMALIRNLRNFDGAGVSDEVAAQVAAEISDPEVVAKSRQFPFRYLAAYQHAPSLRWSYALERALGHSLANVPALSGRTLILVDRSGSMWARLSDRSELNRADAAAIFGTAVAMRAAGADLVQFGTTNSPVKFRTGESVLKVLERFGDLGGTNTTEAVRKHYNKHDRVLIVTDEQAAYSHHGDPAEQVPAHIPVYTWNLAGYRAGHAPSGTANRHTFGGLSDAAFRMVPLLERGRDADWPWN; via the coding sequence ATGGCACGCTTCAACGCCCGGGTCACCAAGGTCTGGGCCACCTCGCCCGTGCGGTCGACCGGCCGCGCCCTGCGCACCCACCAGGGCGGCACCGGCGCCGAGCGCGACCCGCGTTCCGAGCTCTTTCTGCTCGCAGTCGCCAACTTCGTTTCCCAGCAGACCTTTTCCGAGACCGGCGACAACCGCGACAACCGATTCACCACACTCGTACGCCGACTCGCCGTCGAGGACCCCCAGTGGACCGCAGATCATCTGCTCGGATGGCTGCGCGGCGCGGGCAATATGCGGACCGCTTCCATCGTCGGCGCCGCCGAATACGTCAAGGCGCGCCTGGACGCTTCCGCGACCGCGGGTCCGACGAACCGGCAGGTCATCGACTCCGTACTGCGGCGCGCCGACGAGCCCGGCGAACTGCTCGGATACTGGACCTCGCAGTACGGCCGCAATGTCCCCAAGCCCGTCAAGCGCGGAATCGCCGATGCCGTGGCCCGCCTCTACAACGGAAAGTCGCTGCTGAAGTACGACACGGCGTCCAAGGGGTACCGCTTCGGCGACATCCTCAACCTGGTGCACGCCTCGCCCGACCCCGGGAAGCCGTGGCAGGGCAGCCTTTTCCAGTACGCCCTCGATCGTCGGCACAACCCGGACACGGCCGAGCCGCCCGCCTCGAACCGCACCCTCACCGCCCACCGGGCGCTGATGGCCGTCCCGGTCTCCGAGCGGCGTGCGGTGATCACCGCGCCCGACGGCTCGGCGCGCCTGGCGGAGGCGGGCATGACCTGGGAGGCGCTGGCGGGCTGGCTGCAGGGACCGATGGACGCGGCGGCCTGGGAGGCCGTCATCCCGTCCATGGGCGCGATGGCGCTCATCCGGAACCTCCGGAACTTCGACGGGGCCGGAGTCTCGGACGAGGTCGCCGCGCAGGTCGCGGCGGAGATCTCGGACCCGGAGGTGGTCGCGAAGTCGCGGCAGTTCCCTTTCCGCTACCTCGCCGCCTACCAGCACGCCCCGTCGCTGCGCTGGTCGTACGCGCTGGAGCGGGCGCTCGGCCACTCGCTGGCCAATGTGCCCGCGCTGTCCGGCCGGACGCTGATCCTGGTCGACCGCTCGGGCTCCATGTGGGCACGGCTGTCGGACCGCTCCGAGCTCAACCGCGCGGACGCGGCCGCGATCTTCGGCACGGCCGTGGCGATGCGGGCGGCCGGGGCCGACCTGGTGCAGTTCGGCACGACCAACTCCCCGGTGAAGTTCCGCACGGGCGAGTCCGTGCTGAAGGTCCTGGAGCGCTTCGGCGACCTCGGCGGCACCAACACCACCGAGGCGGTCCGTAAGCACTACAACAAGCACGACCGGGTACTGATCGTCACCGACGAGCAGGCGGCGTACAGCCACCACGGCGATCCGGCCGAGCAGGTGCCGGCGCACATCCCCGTCTACACCTGGAACCTCGCGGGATACCGGGCCGGCCACGCGCCGTCGGGCACGGCGAACCGGCACACCTTCGGGGGCCTGTCGGACGCGGCCTTCCGCATGGTGCCCCTGCTCGAGCGGGGCCGGGACGCCGACTGGCCCTGGAACTGA
- a CDS encoding NCS2 family permease: MSAQVDRYFHISARGSTYAREIRGGFATFFTMAYILVLNPIILGSAEDKFGAHLSGPQLVTVTALVAAVMTVIMGIGGNLPLAIAAGLGLNAVVAFQIAPLMSWPDAMGLVVLEGILICVLVVTGLREAVMHAIPSSLKQAISVGIGLFIAFIGFVDAGFATRIPGDTGSVPVQLGASGHLSGWPVLVFCLGVLLTVALMARKVKGAILISIVAMTVLAIVINENADIDPLAWGLTVPSVPDDVVAAPDFGLVGDFSLFGAFEQIGVVTLVLLVFTLILSDFFDTMGTVVGISNEAGLLDENGKVPNLGRVLLIDGAAAVAGGAASASSNTSYIESAAGVGEGARTGFASVVTGALFALALFFTPLATVVPAQAAAPALVAVGFLLMAQVRHIDWERYEIAIPAFLTIAVMPFTYSITNGIGAGFLAYVVIKTVLGKARDVHWLLWGTAALFAVYFAIDPLEQLLGVK; encoded by the coding sequence ATGTCCGCACAGGTCGACCGCTACTTCCATATCAGCGCACGAGGCTCGACCTATGCGCGCGAGATACGCGGCGGCTTCGCCACGTTCTTCACGATGGCCTACATTCTCGTGCTCAACCCGATCATCCTGGGCAGCGCCGAGGACAAGTTCGGCGCCCACCTCTCCGGTCCCCAACTGGTCACCGTCACCGCCCTGGTGGCCGCTGTGATGACCGTGATCATGGGCATCGGCGGCAATCTGCCGCTCGCCATCGCCGCCGGACTCGGGCTCAACGCCGTCGTCGCCTTCCAGATAGCGCCGCTGATGAGCTGGCCCGACGCGATGGGGCTTGTCGTACTCGAAGGCATCCTCATCTGCGTCCTGGTCGTCACCGGACTGCGCGAGGCCGTCATGCACGCCATCCCGTCCTCGCTCAAGCAGGCCATCAGCGTCGGCATCGGCCTCTTCATCGCCTTCATCGGCTTCGTCGACGCGGGCTTCGCCACCCGCATCCCCGGCGACACCGGCTCCGTGCCCGTGCAGCTCGGCGCGAGCGGACACCTCTCCGGCTGGCCCGTCCTCGTCTTCTGTCTCGGCGTCCTGCTCACCGTCGCGCTGATGGCCCGCAAGGTGAAGGGCGCGATCCTCATCTCCATCGTCGCCATGACCGTCCTGGCGATCGTCATCAACGAGAACGCCGACATCGACCCGCTCGCCTGGGGACTGACCGTTCCGTCCGTGCCCGACGATGTCGTGGCCGCGCCCGACTTCGGGCTCGTCGGCGACTTCAGCCTCTTCGGCGCCTTCGAGCAGATCGGGGTCGTCACCCTTGTCCTGCTCGTCTTCACGCTGATCCTCAGCGACTTCTTCGACACCATGGGCACGGTCGTCGGCATCTCCAACGAGGCCGGTCTGCTGGACGAGAACGGCAAGGTCCCGAACCTCGGCCGGGTGCTGCTGATCGACGGCGCCGCCGCGGTGGCGGGCGGCGCGGCCTCCGCGTCCTCCAACACCTCGTACATCGAATCGGCGGCCGGCGTCGGCGAGGGCGCGCGCACCGGATTCGCCTCCGTGGTCACCGGCGCGCTGTTCGCGCTCGCGCTCTTCTTCACCCCGCTCGCGACCGTCGTCCCGGCCCAGGCCGCCGCCCCCGCGCTCGTCGCCGTCGGCTTCCTGCTGATGGCGCAGGTGCGGCACATCGACTGGGAGCGGTACGAGATCGCCATCCCGGCCTTCCTGACGATCGCGGTCATGCCGTTCACGTACTCCATCACCAACGGCATCGGCGCCGGCTTCCTCGCCTACGTCGTCATCAAGACGGTGCTGGGCAAGGCGCGCGACGTGCACTGGCTGCTGTGGGGCACGGCGGCGCTGTTCGCGGTCTACTTCGCGATCGACCCGCTCGAGCAGCTCCTCGGCGTCAAGTAG